The following are encoded in a window of Streptomyces griseiscabiei genomic DNA:
- a CDS encoding copper chaperone PCu(A)C, producing MEHETLRHVLRAAAAPSAASLCALALLVAYTATGAAGDAPPRITVGYARIVPAPEGADSTAAYFEIRNTGASRDTLLYADSTELGVSVLRRTVRRTGTGRTEPAWAVDVPPGGTVRMAPGGLGVVILDPPVLTSGQTVPYTLWFRRSGRVVVRATVTDAVRQP from the coding sequence ATGGAGCACGAAACCCTGAGACACGTCCTGCGGGCCGCCGCGGCGCCCTCGGCGGCCTCCCTCTGCGCGCTGGCCCTGCTGGTGGCGTACACGGCGACCGGCGCGGCCGGTGACGCGCCGCCCCGGATCACGGTCGGGTACGCGCGTATCGTCCCGGCGCCCGAGGGCGCCGACTCGACCGCCGCGTACTTCGAGATCCGCAACACCGGGGCGTCGCGGGACACCCTGCTGTACGCCGACTCGACGGAACTCGGCGTCAGCGTCCTGCGCCGCACCGTCCGCCGGACCGGGACGGGCCGCACGGAACCGGCCTGGGCCGTCGACGTCCCGCCCGGCGGCACGGTCCGTATGGCGCCGGGCGGGCTCGGGGTCGTGATCCTGGACCCGCCGGTGCTGACGTCCGGACAGACCGTGCCGTACACCCTGTGGTTCCGCCGGAGCGGCCGGGTGGTGGTGCGGGCGACGGTGACCGACGCCGTACGGCAGCCATGA
- a CDS encoding sigma-70 family RNA polymerase sigma factor: protein MTSVQPVPHTTRDEAHRSSRDESATAWALAARGGDPAALDRFVRALHPDVVRYITHLSSDRQLADDLAQDTFLRALGSLHRFEGRSSARTWLLSIARRTVVDSLRHAAARPRSADADDWTTCAERARPAGLPGFEDGVALLDLLDALPAERRQAFVLTQLAGLPYEEAAEVSGCPVGTIRSRVARARATLVRLLIEAESEPASGASAERRHLPSPAAA from the coding sequence ATCACTTCTGTTCAGCCCGTCCCGCACACGACGCGCGACGAGGCGCACCGGTCGAGCCGTGACGAGTCGGCCACCGCCTGGGCGCTGGCCGCCCGTGGCGGCGACCCGGCCGCTCTCGACCGGTTCGTGCGGGCCCTGCACCCCGATGTCGTCCGCTACATCACCCATCTCTCCTCCGACCGTCAGCTCGCCGACGACCTCGCGCAGGACACGTTCCTGAGGGCGCTCGGCAGTCTGCACCGGTTCGAGGGCCGCTCCTCGGCGCGCACCTGGCTGCTGTCCATCGCGCGCCGCACGGTCGTCGACAGCCTGCGCCATGCCGCCGCCCGGCCCCGGTCGGCCGACGCGGACGACTGGACGACGTGCGCCGAACGGGCCCGGCCGGCCGGACTGCCCGGGTTCGAGGACGGCGTGGCCCTGCTCGACCTGCTGGACGCGCTCCCCGCCGAGCGCCGCCAGGCCTTCGTCCTCACCCAACTGGCGGGGCTGCCCTACGAGGAGGCCGCCGAGGTCAGCGGCTGCCCCGTGGGGACCATCCGCTCCCGGGTGGCACGCGCGCGGGCGACCCTCGTGCGGCTGCTGATCGAGGCGGAGTCCGAGCCCGCGAGCGGCGCCTCGGCCGAGAGACGGCACCTGCCGTCCCCGGCAGCCGCGTAG